A stretch of Paenibacillus mucilaginosus 3016 DNA encodes these proteins:
- a CDS encoding AMP-binding protein has translation MSAKPWLAHYPAEVPPSYDYPKQHAAQFLLDAARDYPRRAAVDFLGGRLSYAALLQAAYRFANALRHLGVHQGDRVAIMLPNCPQAVIAFYGTLLLGGIVVMTNPMYTPRELLNQFGDAGVRTVVTLDLLYKRVAQTAEAAGLRRIIVTSLKDYMPFPKSLLYPLFARRQGLDRSVDYGDGVYAWPKLLKAASPEPYWHNVDPEEDLALIQYTGGTTGRPKGVMLTHANLVTATIQNRLWAYRCKRGEEVYLAALPFFHVFGLTVLLNQSVALAGTLALLPRFDLDLLFETLKRTQPTVFPGAPTMYISFLGDPRSLRFRGRAPSVCVSGAAPLPLEVQERFEALTGGRLIEGYGMTEASPVTHANPIWGKRKPGSIGIPFPDTEAKVIDPETGEELPAGEIGELIVRGPQVMKGYWNRPEETAAVLKDGWLYTGDLGKMDEEGFFTILDRKKDLIIAGGFNIYPREVEEVLYEHPDVVEAVVAGIRDAYRGETVKAYVVLKEGSEAGRDELDRWCRERLAAFKVPQQYEFRSTLPKSLVGKILRRALLEEEAERKAAEKEEEERIPT, from the coding sequence ATGTCTGCTAAGCCTTGGCTGGCCCATTATCCTGCCGAGGTGCCGCCGAGTTACGATTACCCGAAGCAGCATGCGGCGCAGTTCCTGCTCGATGCGGCCCGGGATTACCCGCGCCGGGCCGCCGTCGATTTCCTCGGAGGGCGCTTGTCGTATGCGGCGCTGCTTCAGGCGGCTTACCGGTTCGCGAATGCGCTGCGGCATCTCGGCGTTCACCAGGGGGACCGGGTGGCGATCATGCTGCCGAACTGTCCGCAGGCGGTGATCGCATTCTACGGCACCCTGCTGCTCGGCGGCATCGTCGTCATGACGAACCCGATGTATACGCCCCGCGAGCTGCTGAACCAGTTCGGCGATGCGGGGGTGCGGACGGTGGTGACGCTCGACCTGCTGTATAAGCGGGTCGCCCAGACGGCGGAAGCCGCGGGTCTGCGGCGGATCATCGTCACCTCGCTGAAAGATTATATGCCGTTCCCCAAAAGCCTGCTCTACCCGCTGTTCGCGCGCCGGCAGGGTCTGGACCGCTCGGTCGACTACGGGGACGGCGTCTATGCCTGGCCCAAGCTGCTCAAGGCGGCTTCCCCCGAGCCCTACTGGCACAATGTCGATCCGGAGGAGGATCTGGCCCTGATCCAGTATACCGGCGGCACGACGGGCCGGCCCAAAGGGGTGATGCTCACCCATGCGAACCTCGTCACGGCTACGATTCAGAACAGGCTGTGGGCGTACCGGTGCAAGCGCGGCGAAGAGGTGTATCTGGCGGCGCTGCCGTTCTTTCATGTGTTCGGCCTGACCGTGCTCCTGAACCAGTCGGTCGCGCTGGCGGGGACGCTGGCTCTGCTGCCGCGCTTCGATCTCGACCTGCTGTTCGAGACGCTGAAGCGGACGCAGCCGACGGTGTTCCCGGGAGCGCCGACCATGTACATCTCGTTCCTCGGCGATCCCCGTTCGCTGCGATTCCGCGGCCGGGCGCCCTCGGTCTGCGTCAGCGGGGCGGCCCCTCTGCCGCTCGAGGTGCAGGAGCGCTTCGAGGCACTGACGGGCGGCCGGCTCATCGAAGGGTACGGCATGACGGAGGCTTCGCCGGTGACCCATGCCAACCCGATCTGGGGCAAGCGCAAGCCGGGCTCGATCGGGATTCCTTTTCCCGATACGGAGGCGAAGGTGATCGATCCGGAGACGGGCGAGGAGCTGCCGGCAGGTGAGATTGGTGAACTTATCGTGCGCGGTCCCCAGGTGATGAAGGGCTATTGGAACCGCCCGGAAGAGACGGCGGCGGTGCTGAAGGACGGATGGCTGTACACCGGCGATCTCGGGAAGATGGATGAGGAGGGATTTTTTACGATTCTGGACCGCAAAAAAGACCTCATCATCGCCGGAGGGTTCAACATCTATCCGCGGGAGGTCGAAGAAGTGCTGTATGAGCATCCGGACGTGGTGGAGGCGGTGGTGGCCGGCATCCGCGACGCGTACCGGGGCGAGACGGTCAAGGCCTACGTGGTGCTGAAGGAAGGCAGCGAGGCGGGGCGCGACGAGCTCGACCGCTGGTGCCGGGAGCGTCTGGCCGCCTTCAAGGTGCCGCAGCAGTATGAATTCCGGAGCACGCTGCCGAAGTCGCTCGTCGGCAAGATTCTGCGTCGGGCGCTGCTGGAGGAAGAAGCCGAGAGGAAGGCGGCGGAGAAGGAAGAGGAAGAGCGTATCCCCACTTGA
- a CDS encoding helix-turn-helix transcriptional regulator, which translates to MLKSMTLREPGERSHASPLFIGRSSELLRFEALLEQMQTHVSGTGVSRLHIEGTAGAGKSSLLAELRRLAGARGWLTLQVDSRDAAGHGESLAAAILAVMPPEPDGPAPDPWAILPSYGSLCREKLSAAAARVPVLLAVDAYEAAGDAERWLCGTLLPQLPPSVLLVTASRRGPGVWPAEPGLAEAGRMEVMRLEDFTAAEVRAYAEASGRREAGEADRLWAASQGHPLTLAALVMAGEGEAAGRGPGLEAGTGLQAYLLGRWLREDGADELRPLLDAAAMLPSFQHERLEELLEAEVAQAEFGRLCALSFVRPHGEGGWEIHGQLRKLLAGDLARRQPALHERLTKRSAQLLDDNPYGFTEREAEVARMVLDCHTTADIAQKLIVAEITVKKHLSHIFEKTGVRNRKELIRKLMGS; encoded by the coding sequence ATGCTCAAAAGTATGACTCTAAGGGAACCCGGAGAGCGTTCTCATGCCTCCCCTCTCTTCATCGGAAGAAGCAGCGAACTGCTTCGGTTCGAAGCGCTGCTGGAACAGATGCAAACGCATGTGTCCGGGACCGGCGTCTCCCGTCTTCATATCGAGGGGACGGCGGGCGCGGGCAAAAGCAGCCTGCTGGCCGAGCTCCGCCGGCTCGCCGGGGCAAGAGGCTGGCTGACCCTGCAGGTCGACAGCCGGGATGCGGCCGGACACGGCGAGTCCCTGGCGGCGGCGATCCTCGCCGTCATGCCTCCGGAGCCGGACGGGCCGGCTCCCGATCCCTGGGCGATCCTGCCATCCTACGGCTCCTTATGCCGGGAGAAGCTGTCCGCAGCTGCCGCCAGGGTTCCGGTGCTGCTCGCCGTCGACGCGTACGAGGCGGCCGGAGATGCCGAGCGCTGGCTGTGCGGGACGCTGCTGCCGCAGCTTCCGCCGTCTGTTCTGCTCGTGACGGCCAGCCGGAGAGGCCCGGGCGTCTGGCCGGCCGAGCCGGGACTTGCGGAGGCCGGGCGCATGGAAGTGATGCGGCTCGAAGACTTCACGGCGGCGGAGGTCCGCGCCTATGCTGAAGCCTCCGGGCGGCGGGAGGCCGGGGAGGCCGATCGGCTCTGGGCCGCGTCGCAGGGCCATCCGCTGACTTTGGCCGCGCTTGTGATGGCGGGAGAGGGGGAGGCAGCAGGGCGCGGCCCCGGCTTGGAAGCAGGAACCGGGCTGCAGGCTTATCTGCTGGGCCGGTGGCTGCGGGAGGACGGGGCCGATGAGCTGCGCCCGCTGCTCGACGCGGCGGCGATGCTGCCTTCCTTCCAGCACGAGCGCCTCGAGGAGCTGCTGGAAGCGGAAGTGGCGCAGGCCGAGTTCGGCCGGCTGTGCGCGCTCTCGTTCGTCCGCCCGCACGGGGAGGGCGGATGGGAGATCCACGGGCAGCTGCGGAAGCTGCTGGCGGGCGATCTGGCCCGCCGGCAGCCTGCGCTGCATGAGCGGCTGACGAAGCGGAGCGCGCAGCTGCTGGACGACAACCCGTACGGCTTCACGGAGCGCGAAGCGGAAGTGGCCCGGATGGTGCTCGACTGCCACACGACGGCGGATATTGCGCAGAAGCTGATCGTCGCGGAGATTACGGTGAAGAAGCACCTGAGCCACATCTTCGAGAAGACCGGCGTCCGCAACCGCAAGGAGCTGATCCGGAAGCTGATGGGCTCCTGA
- a CDS encoding SCP2 sterol-binding domain-containing protein → MVIREEIGKLVDRMNGSPDPIRNLQAVYQFDFGEGNTLQVRFKGGKAELVDGAPYPPDCKLILTEDTMRRLMTRRLNAAAAYMEGKLKMEGKMTVAFRLQEVLKSYV, encoded by the coding sequence ATGGTCATTCGCGAAGAGATCGGGAAGCTCGTCGACCGAATGAACGGCAGCCCGGATCCGATCCGGAATTTGCAGGCGGTGTACCAGTTTGATTTTGGGGAAGGGAACACGCTGCAGGTGAGGTTCAAAGGGGGGAAGGCGGAGCTCGTGGACGGCGCGCCTTATCCTCCGGACTGCAAGCTGATTCTGACGGAGGACACGATGCGCAGGCTGATGACCCGCAGGCTCAATGCAGCGGCGGCCTATATGGAAGGGAAGCTCAAGATGGAGGGCAAGATGACCGTGGCGTTCCGGCTCCAGGAGGTGCTGAAGTCTTACGTGTAG
- a CDS encoding DNA-binding protein: MKIPHQRFTRTLLSLALSLTVAASAVPAVLAEGPADPAPYLNPAGTANGKKVLFDNTHGQTAGAADWVINGGFSDFAEGIAAAGYYVKELRKSTPITLDDLKGYDVFIIPEANIPYKTTEQAAMLQYVQGGGSIFFISDHYNADRNKNRWDSSEAFNGYRRGAWTDPAKGMSTEERASAAMQGVASTDWLATNFGVRFRYNALGDINATVIVSPEQSLGITRGVKSVAMHAGSMIAITDPAKAKGIVYLPATSQSWGNAVDKGVYAGGGIAEGPYAAISKVGKGKAAFIGDSSPVEDITPRYLREETGAAKTTYDGYKEQDDATLLINVVNWLAKKESYTKLSQISGLKLDSPTPLLTSGPENEIPQQSVEPQAEPWAAPAAGYKWWDPSTFKAGSYGK; the protein is encoded by the coding sequence ATGAAGATTCCGCATCAACGCTTCACCCGCACGCTGCTCAGCCTGGCCCTCTCCCTGACGGTGGCCGCTTCGGCGGTTCCCGCCGTCCTGGCCGAGGGGCCGGCCGATCCGGCTCCGTATCTCAATCCGGCGGGCACGGCCAACGGCAAAAAGGTGCTCTTCGACAACACGCACGGCCAGACGGCCGGCGCAGCCGACTGGGTGATCAACGGCGGGTTCTCGGACTTCGCCGAAGGCATTGCCGCCGCAGGCTACTACGTCAAGGAGCTGCGCAAGAGCACGCCGATCACGCTCGACGATCTCAAGGGCTATGACGTCTTCATCATTCCGGAAGCCAATATCCCCTACAAAACGACCGAGCAGGCGGCCATGCTGCAGTACGTACAGGGAGGCGGCAGCATCTTCTTCATCTCCGACCACTACAACGCCGACCGCAACAAGAACCGCTGGGACTCCTCCGAGGCCTTCAATGGCTACCGCCGGGGCGCCTGGACCGATCCGGCGAAGGGCATGTCGACGGAAGAGCGAGCTTCCGCCGCCATGCAGGGCGTAGCCAGCACGGACTGGCTCGCCACGAACTTCGGCGTGCGGTTCCGCTACAATGCGCTCGGGGACATCAACGCCACAGTCATCGTCTCGCCGGAGCAGTCGCTCGGCATCACGCGCGGCGTGAAGTCCGTGGCGATGCACGCCGGCAGCATGATCGCGATCACCGATCCGGCCAAAGCCAAAGGCATCGTTTACCTGCCGGCAACCAGCCAGTCCTGGGGCAATGCCGTGGACAAGGGCGTCTATGCCGGCGGCGGCATCGCGGAAGGCCCTTACGCCGCCATCTCCAAGGTAGGCAAGGGCAAGGCGGCTTTCATCGGGGATTCCTCTCCGGTGGAGGATATCACCCCTCGCTACCTGCGTGAGGAGACCGGTGCGGCGAAGACCACGTACGACGGGTACAAAGAGCAGGACGACGCCACCCTGCTCATCAATGTCGTGAACTGGCTGGCGAAGAAGGAGTCCTATACGAAGCTGTCGCAGATCAGCGGGCTGAAGCTCGACTCCCCTACGCCGCTGCTGACCTCCGGTCCGGAGAACGAAATTCCGCAGCAGTCGGTGGAGCCGCAGGCCGAGCCATGGGCCGCTCCGGCCGCCGGCTACAAGTGGTGGGATCCTTCCACCTTCAAGGCAGGCTCCTACGGGAAGTAA
- a CDS encoding DUF429 domain-containing protein: MRKTDGLQVTTEGNAAGSGIRESGGSEKEREPFAEQPDSREGYVGVDGCPGGWVAVRLESGGGWQGAVYSSLAALWEACRGCSLLLIDMPIGLPSGTERRSCDGEARRLLRPWRASSIFAAPVRGVLDVGSYAEANARHKELGGRGLSRQSWALVPKIRELDALLQQEPAACGTIFEAHPELVFAGLAGSPMRGGKKTAEGYAERMAVLQQRLPEAVQVVEELMARYPRRVLARDDIVDALALAAAASAAGSRAGLQQVPETDLRDEAGLPMAIVYYAAHREQQP, encoded by the coding sequence ATGAGGAAGACGGACGGGTTACAGGTGACAACGGAAGGGAATGCCGCAGGATCCGGGATCAGGGAGAGCGGCGGCAGCGAAAAGGAAAGGGAGCCGTTCGCGGAGCAGCCTGACTCCCGGGAAGGCTATGTCGGCGTCGACGGCTGTCCCGGCGGCTGGGTGGCGGTTCGGCTGGAGAGCGGGGGAGGCTGGCAGGGGGCGGTGTACTCCAGCCTGGCCGCACTCTGGGAGGCCTGCCGCGGGTGCAGCCTGCTTCTGATCGATATGCCGATCGGCCTGCCTTCCGGCACGGAGCGCCGCAGCTGCGACGGAGAGGCCCGCCGGCTGCTGAGGCCTTGGCGGGCGTCCAGCATTTTTGCTGCGCCGGTCCGCGGGGTGCTCGATGTCGGCTCTTACGCGGAGGCGAACGCGCGGCACAAGGAGCTCGGCGGGCGCGGCCTGTCGCGCCAGTCCTGGGCGCTTGTGCCCAAGATCCGCGAGCTCGATGCGCTGCTGCAGCAGGAGCCGGCGGCATGCGGTACGATCTTCGAGGCGCATCCCGAGCTGGTCTTCGCGGGGCTTGCCGGCTCGCCGATGCGCGGCGGCAAGAAGACGGCGGAGGGATATGCCGAGCGGATGGCGGTGCTGCAGCAGCGGCTGCCCGAGGCAGTGCAGGTCGTGGAGGAGCTGATGGCCCGCTATCCCCGCCGGGTGCTGGCCCGCGACGACATCGTCGACGCGCTCGCCTTGGCCGCCGCCGCGTCGGCGGCCGGCAGCAGGGCCGGACTGCAGCAGGTGCCGGAGACGGACCTGCGCGATGAGGCGGGGCTGCCGATGGCGATCGTGTACTATGCGGCTCACCGGGAGCAGCAGCCATAG